The Deltaproteobacteria bacterium nucleotide sequence ATAAATTTGACGGGTCCCTTTTCAAAATCAAACAACGGTCAACCTTCCAATGCCGAATAAGCAGTTCGGAGTGATCAGTTCGGAGTTCGGAGCAATACGATTTCGGATTTCGGAACGCGGAATGCGGAATTAATTATTAAAAAAACCGATATCCGAAATATTATTTCTTCGTATTTCTTTCTTCTGACTCCGCAATCCGCAATCCGCAATCCGAATTGGTTACATAATCATCCCACCGTCGCAGTGAATCAACTGGCCGGTGATAAAAGAGCTTTCATCCGAGGCCAGGAAAAGGGCCAGGTTGGCGATGTCCTGGGGCAAACCTTTGCGGTTCAGGGGAACGATAAAGGCCAGGCCTTTTTCCATCCGTTCAACGATCGCCGGGGGCATGGACTTGATCATGTCCGTCCAGATCATTCCGGGAGCGATGACGTTGACGTTGATCCCTTTAGGTGCCAATTCCTTGGCCGCCGTCTTGGTCATACCGATTACGCCCGCTTTGGTGGCCGAGTAGTTGAGCTGCCCCGGGTTTCCCCGCCAGCTCGTGGAGGAGATGTTGATGATTTTTCCGTATCCTTTCTCCCGCATCACTCTGGCGGCGCACTGAATGCCAAGAAACACACCCTTCAGATTCACCTCGATGACCTGGTCCCATTGCTCATCGGTCATCTTGTGGAGCATGGCATCGCGAACGATCCCGGCATTGTTTACCAGAATGTCCACGGTCCCGAATTCTTGCACGGCCGCGTCCACCATTTTCTGGGCGGTTTCCCGGGAAGCAACGCTTCCGGCCACGGCCACAGCCTTTCCACCTTTGGCTTTGATCGTTTCTACCGTACGGTTAACATCGGCCTCGTTCACATCATTCACGATCACTTTGGCCCCTTCCTCGGCAAAGCGCAGGGCGATGCCTTCTCCAATCCCCCGTCCGGCTCCGGTCACGATGGCTACTTTGTCTTTGAGTCTCATTTTCTTATCCTCCTTTTAGTTTAAAAGGAATATTGGAATGATGGAATGGCGAAGACAAAATATGGCAGTCCCATTATTCCATTATTCCAATCTTCCAATGGTTCATCTTTCCATTCCGATCGCTTGGCGATATCGAAAATATTGATAAAGCTTACCCGCCGCCCGGGCCGCGCGCTCGGGAGTACGGAATTGGGGTAAAATAAAATCGGTTTGGGCTCCCCCTTTTCCCTTTACCAGATTGGCCCCCACGGCAAAAACGGGCTTCTGGTATTTTTCTATTAGCTCGCCCACCCGCTGGTAAATCTGGGACCGGGTTGCGGAGACTTGTTGCATAACTTTTTCCATCTTTTCAGGGGAAAGGATGGTCTGCGCCCTTTTTTTGACATCGGGAAGAATCGTGGCCAGTGGACCGGCATCCCCGCTCAGGGAAATCACGGCGTCCACCTTCTCCCAGGAGATCAGCAGCTCCAGGCATTTTATATAGGCTTCCATGCCAATCGTAGCCACCATATCCACTGGATTTCCTCGGCTCCAATAGGTTGGAAGAAAAGCATCCATCGCCTGGATGATGGTTTCATCCAGCGGAGGCACTTCCAGTCCGATCTCATTGCAGGCATCGGCTGTAATCACTCCCCATCCGCCTCCCCGGGTAAGAATTCCTACTCGATTTCCGCGGGGCAAGGGGAGGGAAGAAAAGGCCGCGGCCCATTCCAGCATCTCTTCCGTCGTGGAAGCCCAGATAATGCCAGCTTGCCGGAATGCCGCTTCATATAACTCATTCACTCCGGCCATGGCGCCACTGTGCGATTTGGCCGCCCGGGCACCCGCGAGGGTTTTTCCCCCCTTGAAAGCAATAATCGGTTTGCAGGGCGTAATCTCCTTGGCAATCTGCAAAAATTCCCGTCCATCATCCAGGCCTTCGATGTAGGTGAGGACGACTTTGGTCGCCGGATCTTTACCGAAGAAAGACACGTAATCTTCTGACCGCAGATCCCCTTCATTCCCGCTACTCACGTATTTGCTGAAACCCACGGCAAACTTCTCCCCCCAGCCGAGCATTTGCGTTCCGATATTTCCGCTTTGAGAGACAAGGGAAACATTCCCCCTTCTCGGCCGCACAGGAGGCATAAGGGCCGTCAGGCTGGCTGAAGCGCTGAAGACTCCCATGGTATTCGGCCCTACCAAGCGCATCCCGGAAGAGCGAGCGGTCTCGGTCAATTCTTTTTCCAGGCGGGCGCCTTCTTCTCCGGTCTCGCTGAAATCGGAGGTGATGACGATGGCCATGCGGACGCCTTTCTGGATACAATCCAGAAGCGCGCCCATAGCCAGGTGGGCCGGAATGGCGATAATGGCTAAGTCCACTGACTCAGGGATCTGACTTACTTTGGCATAGGCCTTGTGTCTAAAAATTGTTTCCTCTTTCGGGTTTACCGGATAAATTTGCCCCTGGTAACCACCCAGAATAATGTTGAGAAAAACAATGGCTCCCCATTTCCCGATGTTG carries:
- the fabG gene encoding 3-oxoacyl-ACP reductase FabG — encoded protein: MRLKDKVAIVTGAGRGIGEGIALRFAEEGAKVIVNDVNEADVNRTVETIKAKGGKAVAVAGSVASRETAQKMVDAAVQEFGTVDILVNNAGIVRDAMLHKMTDEQWDQVIEVNLKGVFLGIQCAARVMREKGYGKIINISSTSWRGNPGQLNYSATKAGVIGMTKTAAKELAPKGINVNVIAPGMIWTDMIKSMPPAIVERMEKGLAFIVPLNRKGLPQDIANLALFLASDESSFITGQLIHCDGGMIM
- a CDS encoding CoA-binding protein, with the translated sequence MQRNSEIEFNLLFNPQSIALIGASNNIGKWGAIVFLNIILGGYQGQIYPVNPKEETIFRHKAYAKVSQIPESVDLAIIAIPAHLAMGALLDCIQKGVRMAIVITSDFSETGEEGARLEKELTETARSSGMRLVGPNTMGVFSASASLTALMPPVRPRRGNVSLVSQSGNIGTQMLGWGEKFAVGFSKYVSSGNEGDLRSEDYVSFFGKDPATKVVLTYIEGLDDGREFLQIAKEITPCKPIIAFKGGKTLAGARAAKSHSGAMAGVNELYEAAFRQAGIIWASTTEEMLEWAAAFSSLPLPRGNRVGILTRGGGWGVITADACNEIGLEVPPLDETIIQAMDAFLPTYWSRGNPVDMVATIGMEAYIKCLELLISWEKVDAVISLSGDAGPLATILPDVKKRAQTILSPEKMEKVMQQVSATRSQIYQRVGELIEKYQKPVFAVGANLVKGKGGAQTDFILPQFRTPERAARAAGKLYQYFRYRQAIGMER